The Parvibaculum sp. DNA segment AAAGGGCCTTCTGTCATCGATCTGTCAAAAAACTGTCACGCGCGGTTTCGGGAGGCACTTGTCCCCGGCTCGGCCCCGGGGATAAGTCGAACTTGTCCCCGGTTTGCGGCGCACAAACGGCGTTCCTTATCCCCGATTCCGTTTCGCGGCCGCGATAGGGTGGCTGAAAAAAAGTAATCCCCGGTTTTCGGACCCCTTCACAAAAACACCAGCGCCCCCTGCCCCGCGACATAGAGCCCGATGGCGATGACCGTCGCGGCGAATATCCGTGTAAGGAGCGCCTTGCGGGCGGCGAGGCGGCGGGCGAGCGCCGCGCCGAGCACGGCGCCGGCGAGACCGCCGGCGAGCAGCAGCGCGGCCGCATGCCAGTCGACAAGTCCGGCCAGCGCATAGGAGGAAGCGGTGGCGAAGCCGAAGGCGGAAACCGAAACCAGCGACGAGCCGACCGCAAAGAGGATCGGCATGTTGGTGGCGCCGATGAGGCCGGGCACGATGAGAAAGCCGCCGCCGACGCCGAAAAACCCGGAGAGGAAACCGACGGCAAGCCCGTAGCCGATCAGCGACGGCAGCAGCTTGCGCGCCGAGGCGCGGTCGAGATGGACCTCCGCATTGCCACCATCGCCGCGGCGCAGGAACATCGAGACGCCGACGGCGATCATCACGAGACCGAACAGCGCCAGCAACAGCTCGCCATCGACCATCTTGCCGAGCCGCGCACCGCCGAAGGCGCCGACGACGCCCGCGGCGGCGAAGACAAGGGCGCAGGGCCACTTGACGGTCTTTGCGCGCGCATGAAGGAAGACGCCGGCCAGCGCATTGGCGCCGACCGCGATGGCGCCGGTGCCGATCGCAACATGGGGCGAGGCGACGCCGACGACATAGACGAGCAGAGGCACGGCGAGAATGGAGCCGCCGGCGCCGACCAGCCCGAGCGTCAGCCCGACAAGCGCGCCCGCGGCGAGCGCGACGAGATCGGCGGCGGCGAATTCCATTTCCGCACCCTTCCGTTTACGCCCGCAGCGCGCGGTTCCACGGCATCACGGCAAGCAGCCGCGCCATGCCGCAGAAGCCGGAAACGCCGGCGAACACCAGCCCCGCGCCGACAAAGGCGGAGAGCAGATAGAAGCCCGGATGGACGACAGCGCCGAGCGCCACGCCGAGCACGACGAGCGACCCCGCCGCGATCTGCACCTGGCGCATCAACTCGATGGGCTGCGAGGCGTCGGCGGCGACAGGGAGCCCGGCGGCCTTCCATGCTTCGATGCCGCCTTCGAGAATATAGGCCTCGCAGAGACCGGCGGCCTCGGCGAGCTTTGCCGCATTGGCCTTGGTGCGCATGCCGGACTTGCAGTGATAGACGAGGATGCCGCCTTGCGGGGCGGCGCCTGGCCCGAGCGCGGCGAGCGGCGCATTGCGCGCGCCGGGAATATGTTCGCGGGCGAATTCGTCGGCGTCGCGCACATCGACAATGGCGGCGCCGCGCGCGCCGAGCGCCTTGGCTTCTTCGGGGGTGATGGTCTTGAGGGTCATCTTGTCTTCTCCTTTGGCGCTTAAGCGCAATAGATGTCTTTCAGGGTTTTGAGAATCCGGGCCGCGTCGGGATCGTCGATCCGGTAGTAGACGGTCTGGGCGTGCCGGCGCGTGGCGACGAGGCCGTCCTCGCGCAGCTTCGCCAGATGCTGCGAGAGCGCCGACATGCCGAGATCGGCTTCGGCCGCGAGCTCGCCGACGCTCGCCTCGCCTTTCACCGCCAGCGCACACAGCACCAGCAGTCGCTTTTCATTGGCGAGCAGGCGCAGCATCCGCGCCGCCTCGCCGGCGCTTTCGGCGAGCTTCGAAATATCGCTTTTCATCATCCGCATCGTCCGGCCTCCGGCCCTGTGACGTTTTAGCTCTTGCTAAATTAGTGATTGCTAATATATATGTCAAGAGACGAACGGGTCCGAGGCGAAAGCCGGGCCGGAAACGAAGAAGGAGAACCCCCATGAACAACGCAAAAAAGCCGGAAATACAGGGCTTTTTCGACGAGGCCACCAATACGGTGAGCTATCTGGTGGTCGATCCGGCGAGCCGCGCCGCCGCCTTTGTCGATCCGGTGCTCGATTTCGACCCGAAATCGGGCAAGGTTTCGACCGCGAGCGCCGACAGGCTGCTGGCCGCCGCCGAAAAGGCGAAGGCGCGGATCGAATGGATCCTCGAAACCCATGCCCATGCCGACCATCTGTCGGCCGCGCAATATCTGAAAGCGAAAACGGGCGCGAAAATCGGTATCGGCGCACAGATCAACGATGTGCAGAAAATCTTCACGCCGGTCTTCAACCAGAACGGCCCGACCGACGGCCGCGAATTCGACCACCTGTTCAAGGAGGGCGAGCGCTTTCACATCGGCGAGTTGACGGTGGAGGTCATCGCGACGCCGGGGCATACGCCGGCCTGCATCAGCTACAAGGTGGACGACGCGGTTTTCGTCGGCGACACGCTCTTCATGCCCGACTACGGCACGGCACGCGCCGACTTCCCCGGCGGCGACGCGCGCACGCTTTATCGCTCGATCCAGAAGCTGCTGGCACTGCCGCCCGAGACGCGGCTCTTCATGTGCCACGACTACAAGCCGGAGGGCCGCGACAACTATGTGTGGGAAACGACGGTGGGCGAACAGCGCGCCGCAAACATCCATGTCCATGAAGGCGTGGGCGAAGCGAGCTTCGTCGCCATGCGCGAAAAGCGCGACGCGACGCTGGCGGCCCCTGTGCTGCTCTTGCCCTCGATCCAGGTCAATATCCGCGCCGGCCACGTGCCGCCGGCCGAAGACAACGGCAAGCGCTACCTGAAAATCCCGCTGACGGTACCGGCGGAAGCAGAGGAGAGCCTTTAGGGCTCTCCTCCACCTTTTCCCCCTCGGAAGTAGCCCCTCAGAAGCGAACGCTGAGCTGCGCGTTCAGACCGTGGTCCTTTGCATCGGAACCGTATTCGCCGGCATAGCCGAACGAGAGTACGGTGCGCGGACCGAGCGTCAGGCCGATACCGGCCTCAACCGCGAGCGCATTTTTCGAGATCGGCGCACCCTGAACGGTGAAGCTGGTGGCGGGCGCCGAGGCAAAGGCCGCACGCGACGACGGGTCGACATCGCCGAAAGCATGACGCCAGGCGAGCGAACCGGTGAGCGCGAAGGCATCGCTTTCGCGGCGGCCGCGCAGGCCGAGTGTTGAAATGCCGGTCGTGTTGCTGGAGCCGGCGACCGTGAGCGCCGCCGGACCGCCGGTCTCGGTGAAGCCATCGGTCTCGACATGAACAACCGCCAGTCCGGCAAAGGGCGTGAACACCACCGGGCCGCGCGCAAGGTCGGTGCCGATTTCGGCGGCGGCCTGCATGACATGGGCGTCGTAGTCCGCCTTCAGGCGGTTGGTGATGCCGCCGACAACGACGGTGCGATCGGTATCCGCCTGCTGATAGGCATAGGCAAGCGTGCCCCCGAGATCGACCGCGCCGAGCTTTGCGCCGGCATAGCCGGCGATGTGGAAGTTGTCGCTCGCGCCCGATGAGGCGAGCGTATCGACATCGAAGGTGGAGCGGCTGTAGCCGAGCGCAACGCCGATGCGGGCATTGTCGCCGACCGCCTTGTCGGCACCGCCGAGAAAGCCCGACGCCGTGCGGTCGAGCGCCGCCGTTTTGCTGTTGGCGTCGGTTTTGCCCCAGGCGCCGAAGACGTGGCCCCAAAGCGTCGTGTCGCCGCCGGGCCGGCCGTCGCCGGCCGCGGGCGCCTGAGCAAGCGCCGCCGACCCTGTGCCGCCGCCGATGAGGCCCTGAAGCCGCGCGAACAGCAGATCGCGGATTTGCTGCGCGGTAAGGAGAAACGACGTCGAGGCGCCGGCATGTGCCTCACCCGACAGCGCATCGAAGGCGGCACGCGCCTCTTCCTCCGTCATCGACAATATTTCGTCGTAGAGCACATTGCCCGCGCCCAGCCCCTGCACAGCGCCAGCGACATTGAACTGGTTGGGCGTAAGCGCCGCCTCCTGGAAGTCCGCCGCAAGGTCAAGCGTCAGGAAGACCGTGTTGACGTCGTAGGTGAGCGTCGGCGACAGGAAGGCGAAGTTGGACGTCACGCCGTCGAAAGTGCCGACGACATCGTTGGCGGTGAGGATCGTATAGAGCGTGCTTGCCGCATAGTCGCCCGCTCCGGCGAAGACGCGCACCGTGCCGCCGTTGATCGTTGCCTCGTTGTCGACCTGA contains these protein-coding regions:
- a CDS encoding rhodanese family protein gives rise to the protein MTLKTITPEEAKALGARGAAIVDVRDADEFAREHIPGARNAPLAALGPGAAPQGGILVYHCKSGMRTKANAAKLAEAAGLCEAYILEGGIEAWKAAGLPVAADASQPIELMRQVQIAAGSLVVLGVALGAVVHPGFYLLSAFVGAGLVFAGVSGFCGMARLLAVMPWNRALRA
- a CDS encoding sulfite exporter TauE/SafE family protein, which produces MEFAAADLVALAAGALVGLTLGLVGAGGSILAVPLLVYVVGVASPHVAIGTGAIAVGANALAGVFLHARAKTVKWPCALVFAAAGVVGAFGGARLGKMVDGELLLALFGLVMIAVGVSMFLRRGDGGNAEVHLDRASARKLLPSLIGYGLAVGFLSGFFGVGGGFLIVPGLIGATNMPILFAVGSSLVSVSAFGFATASSYALAGLVDWHAAALLLAGGLAGAVLGAALARRLAARKALLTRIFAATVIAIGLYVAGQGALVFL
- a CDS encoding metalloregulator ArsR/SmtB family transcription factor; the encoded protein is MRMMKSDISKLAESAGEAARMLRLLANEKRLLVLCALAVKGEASVGELAAEADLGMSALSQHLAKLREDGLVATRRHAQTVYYRIDDPDAARILKTLKDIYCA
- a CDS encoding MBL fold metallo-hydrolase → MNNAKKPEIQGFFDEATNTVSYLVVDPASRAAAFVDPVLDFDPKSGKVSTASADRLLAAAEKAKARIEWILETHAHADHLSAAQYLKAKTGAKIGIGAQINDVQKIFTPVFNQNGPTDGREFDHLFKEGERFHIGELTVEVIATPGHTPACISYKVDDAVFVGDTLFMPDYGTARADFPGGDARTLYRSIQKLLALPPETRLFMCHDYKPEGRDNYVWETTVGEQRAANIHVHEGVGEASFVAMREKRDATLAAPVLLLPSIQVNIRAGHVPPAEDNGKRYLKIPLTVPAEAEESL